Sequence from the Salinicoccus sp. Bachu38 genome:
TGCAGGGCTCGTTTTGAGCCCTGCACCTTAATTTTATGCCAACACTTCTTTTGCCATGTTCTCCTTCACCATATCGATGAAGTACCTATGGAAGAGGAGTGAATCCGTCAGTTCCGGATGGAAGGAGATGCCGAGATGACGATCGGAACGCACTGCGACGATCTTCTCACCTACTTTGGACAGTACCTGCACATCTTCACCCGTAGCATCGATATGCGGTGCCCGAATGAAGACGGCAAGTGCCTTCTCTTCAAGGCCCCGGACATCGAGTTCCGCCTCGAAGCTGTCCACCTGCCTGCCGAACGAATTGCGTTCGACGGTGACGTCGAGCTTGCCGAGATGCCCCTCTTCCTGACCGATGACCCTTTCAGCGAGCAGTATGACACCGGCACAAGTGCCGAACATCGGCAGGGCACTTTCCCTCAGCGCCTCTGTGAAACCGTAGCGGTCCATGAGGCGCCGCATTGTGGTGGATTCTCCACCCGGGAGAATGAGGCCATCAATGTGTGTCAGCTCGTCCACACGCTTAATGGCGACCGCTTCCTGTCCACATGCCTCGACCATCCTCTGGTGTTCCCTTACAGCACCCTGCAAGGCGAGTATGCCGATTCTCATTACCAGCCGCGCTCCTGCATCCTGTCTTCGAGGGAGAGCTGGTTGATGTCGAGGCCTTTCATTGCTGTACCGAGCTCCTTCGCAAGCTTGCCGATCAGTTCATAGTCCTGATAGTGCGTCGTTGCCTCCACAATCGCTTTGGCGAACTTCTCAGGATTATCGGACTTGAATACACCGGAGCCGACGAACACGCCATCTGCACCAAGTTCCATCATCAGTGCCGCATCCTGCGGTGTCGCTACACCTCCGGCTGCAAAGTTGACGACGGGCAGTTTGCCCAATTCTTTTATTTCCTTCAGAATGTCATATGGCGCACCGTGGTTCTTCGCCTCGGTCATAAGCTCGTCATCGCTCATTACAGCGATCTGACGGACCTGCTGGTTGACCATGCGCATATGCCTCACCGCTTCCACAATGTTGCCTGTGCCCGGCTCCCCTTTCGTTCTGAGCATGGCTGCACCTTCTCCGATACGTCTGGCCGCTTCGCCGATATTCCGGCATCCGCAAACAAACGGTACTGTGTAGTCATCCTTTTTCAAATGGAATACTTCATCTGCCGGTGTCAGCACTTCTGATTCGTCGATGTAGTCGACGCCCATCGCTTCCAGCACACGTGCTTCCGTGATATGACCGATTCTACATTTCGCCATGACCGGTATGGATACGGCATTCATCACTTCCTCGACGATTCTCGGGTTACACGCCCTTGCCACACCGCCGGCTGCACGGATATCGGAAGGGACACGCTCCAGGGCCATGACTGCCACGGCACCTGCCGCCTCAGCCACCTTCGCCTGCTCCGCATTGACGACGTCCATGATGACGCCACCCTTCTGCATTTCCGCCATTCCTCTTTTGACTCTCTCAGTACCTGTCTGCTGCATCTATAACGACTCCTTCTATTGATATTATATTAAAATAGTATAGAATTAAATCTGAATACTTAGAAGTATCAGTTTAGAATAATTTTAGGGGGTCAGATTATGCTGATCAATCTGGACAGGCAATCGGATACACCGCTTTTCGAACAATTATACGGGGCACTCAAGGAACAGATAC
This genomic interval carries:
- the pdxT gene encoding pyridoxal 5'-phosphate synthase glutaminase subunit PdxT, whose product is MRIGILALQGAVREHQRMVEACGQEAVAIKRVDELTHIDGLILPGGESTTMRRLMDRYGFTEALRESALPMFGTCAGVILLAERVIGQEEGHLGKLDVTVERNSFGRQVDSFEAELDVRGLEEKALAVFIRAPHIDATGEDVQVLSKVGEKIVAVRSDRHLGISFHPELTDSLLFHRYFIDMVKENMAKEVLA
- the pdxS gene encoding pyridoxal 5'-phosphate synthase lyase subunit PdxS, translated to MQQTGTERVKRGMAEMQKGGVIMDVVNAEQAKVAEAAGAVAVMALERVPSDIRAAGGVARACNPRIVEEVMNAVSIPVMAKCRIGHITEARVLEAMGVDYIDESEVLTPADEVFHLKKDDYTVPFVCGCRNIGEAARRIGEGAAMLRTKGEPGTGNIVEAVRHMRMVNQQVRQIAVMSDDELMTEAKNHGAPYDILKEIKELGKLPVVNFAAGGVATPQDAALMMELGADGVFVGSGVFKSDNPEKFAKAIVEATTHYQDYELIGKLAKELGTAMKGLDINQLSLEDRMQERGW